The Suncus etruscus isolate mSunEtr1 chromosome 7, mSunEtr1.pri.cur, whole genome shotgun sequence genome includes a window with the following:
- the LOC126013549 gene encoding quinone oxidoreductase-like protein 2, with amino-acid sequence MAAQLWGQGFLGAWLHRCNLTLTRGLQSRSRVGSIHPKPGACGRSPGLRCVRHFRAARCTAWKQPLAVAEVAPGRVEPHQVRVGVHFCGVNFADLLLCRGQYQERPSLPFTPGMEFSGIVLETGAEVNSVKEGDRVMGVSGLNGMAEECITDQQLLWKVPETVSLQEAAVLPVSYGTAILALDHRACTQPGETVLVTAAAGATGLAVIDVATNVLKAKVIAAAGSVEKCQLALQRGAWACIDYSQESVKEAVRALVGSSGVHVAIDTVGGDVCLDALRSLAWEGRLVVVGFAGGIIASLPANLLLLKNVCAMGLYWGRYQRQAFPVFSKVLSSALRLCQQGCICPYVGAVFPLEEVNAAFLHVSQRRSTGKVLLALK; translated from the exons ATGGCTGCACAGCTTTGGGGTCAGGGTTTTCTCGGAGCGTGGCTCCACCGGTGCAACCTCACTCTGACCCGAGGCCTCCAAAGTCGCTCCAGGGTGGGCTCCATTCATCCGAAGCCCGGGGCGTGTGGCCGGAGCCCGGGGCTGCGCTGCGTCCGCCACTTCCGTGCCGCCCGCTGCACGGCCTGGAAGCAGCCCCTGGCCGTGGCCGAGGTCGCCCCGGGGCGCGTCGAGCCTCACCAG GTCCGAGTGGGTGTGCATTTCTGTGGCGTGAACTTCGCAGATTTACTGCTCTGCCGCGGTCAGTATCAGGAAAGACCCTCGCTCCCCTTCACGCCCG GAATGGAGTTTTCTGGCATTGTGTTGGAGACAGGGGCAGAGGTCAACTCCGTGAAGGAG GGGGACCGTGTCATGGGTGTGAGTGGCCTTAATGGCATGGCCGAAGAATGCATCACTGACCAACAG TTGCTGTGGAAGGTTCCTGAAACAGTTTCCCTCCAAGAAGCTGCTGTTCTCCCTGTGTCCTATGGGACAGCAATTTTGGCCCTTGATCATCGGGCCTGCACCCAGCCCGG AGAGACTGTCTTGGTAACCGCAGCGGCTGGGGCCACAGGTCTGGCTGTGATTGATGTGGCGACAAACGTTCTTAAGGCCAAG gtgATCGCGGCTGCTGGAAGTGTGGAGAAGTGCCAGCTGGCATTACAGAGAGGAGCCTGGGCCTGCATAGACTACAGCCAGGAGAGTGTGAAGGAGGCCGTGAGGGCACTGGTGGGCAGCAGTGGCGTCCACGTGGCCATTGACACTGTGGGAGGGGACGTCTGCCTGGATGCCCTCCGCAG CCTGGCCTGGGAGGGGAGGCTGGTGGTGGTTGGCTTTGCTGGTGGCATCATTGCTTCCCTGCCGGCCAACCTGCTGCTCCTGAAGAATGTGTGTGCCATGGGACTGTACTGGGGCCGCTACCAGCGCCAGGCCTTCCCGGTCTTCTCCAAGGTTCTCTCCTCTGCGCTCCGGCTCTGCCAGCAGGGCTGCATCTGTCCATATGTGGGTGCAGTGTTTCCACTGGAGGAG